In Zingiber officinale cultivar Zhangliang chromosome 11B, Zo_v1.1, whole genome shotgun sequence, a single window of DNA contains:
- the LOC122034602 gene encoding homeobox-leucine zipper protein HOX11-like, which yields MDDDRSADNDRLSVKLVTFHHLPVANLLPVSGPGGGLKIETSVAEPSLTLGLPCSDNAGYAAAAFSYSDPHESTVASLDAGARKKLRLTMEQSAVLEDKFKEHATLNLEQKQALAKELKLRPRQVEVWFQNRRARTKLKKSEAELEFLRKWCETLKEENRRLHTELKELKSRQQPLPMCPACKKVDRNAGGGHVVVAKPQLQYFFVEL from the exons ATGGACGATGACCGATCAGCCGACAACGATCGCCTTTCCGTCAAACTCGTCACCTTCCATCATCTCCCCGTCGCTAACCTTCTACCAGTCTCCGGCCCCGGCGGTGGTTTGAAAATTGAAACGTCAGTAGCGGAGCCTTCCCTCACCCTCGGCCTCCCCTGTTCCGACAACGCCGGCTATGCAGCAGCTGCTTTTTCTTATTCCGATCCTCACGAAAGCACGGTGGCCTCCCTCGACGCCGGCGCAAGGAAGAAACTCCGGCTCACCATGGAGCAGTCTGCAGTGTTGGAGGACAAGTTCAAGGAGCATGCCACTCTCAATCTG GAGCAAAAGCAGGCTCTGGCTAAGGAATTGAAGCTCCGGCCACGGCAGGTGGAGGTTTGGTTCCAGAACAGGCGAGCGAG GACGAAGCTGAAGAAGTCGGAGGCGGAGCTGGAGTTTCTGAGGAAGTGGTGCGAGACGCTCAAGGAGGAGAACCGAAGGCTACACACGGAATTGAAGGAGCTCAAATCCAGGCAACAGCCGCTGCCGATGTGTCCGGCTTGTAAGAAGGTCGACCGGAACGCCGGCGGAGGACACGTGGTGGTGGCGAAGCCTCAACTTCAGTACTTTTTCGTAGAGCTGTAA